The Malus domestica chromosome 13, GDT2T_hap1 genome includes a window with the following:
- the LOC139190975 gene encoding uncharacterized protein: protein MTLLAGFFIHHFDHPRMMLVSKPLTGDKYGTWCRSMTIALGAKNKLGFVDGTVTKPSARKATELAIWQRCNDMILLWIVNVVPSDIQSSVVYLRTTKEVWDDLKEHFSQQNISRLFEIQRDSARITQNQ from the coding sequence ATGACTCTTCTAGCCGGTTTTTTCATTCATCACTTTGATCATCCCAGAATGATGCTTGTTTCCAAACCCCTCACGGGCGATAAGTATGGCACTTGGTGCCGTTCCATGACAATTGCACTCGGTGCAAAGAACAAGTTGGGGTTCGTAGATGGAACCGTTACAAAACCATCTGCAAGGAAGGCCACTGAACTTGCTATTTGGCAACGGTGCAACGACATGATACTCTTGTGGATTGTCAATGTCGTCCCATCCGATATTCAATCCAGCGTTGTGTATTTGAGGACAACTAAAGAGGTGTGGGATGATCTCAAAGAGCATTTCTCTCAGCAAAATATATCTAGACTTTTTGAGATTCAACGTGATAGTGCACGCATAACCCAAAATCAGTAG